A stretch of Sebastes fasciatus isolate fSebFas1 chromosome 19, fSebFas1.pri, whole genome shotgun sequence DNA encodes these proteins:
- the phpt1 gene encoding 14 kDa phosphohistidine phosphatase — translation MCTQTRAAALMANIPRTDIDPSGVFKYVLIRVHSKEPGDDAEIDIVRGYGWAEFHADIYDKVSEELEKDGHLDCECIGGGRINHNPQAKKIHVYGYSIGFGRANHAIATEKLKAQYPDYEVTWDDEGY, via the exons ATGTGCACACAGACCAGGGCGGCGGCTCTGATGGCCAATATCCCCCGAACAGACATCGACCCGTCCGGCGTCTTCAAGTACGTCCTCATCAGAGTGCACAGCAAAGAGCCGGGAGACGACGCAGAGATAGATATAGTCCGAGGATACGGCTGGGCTGAGTTTCATG CTGATATCTATGATAAGGTTTCTGAGGAGCTGGAAAAGGACGGCCACCTGGACTGTGAGTGTATTGGAGGAGGGAGGATAAATCACAATCCCCAGGCCAAGAAGATCCACGTCTACGGATACTCCATA GGATTTGGAAGAGCGAACCACGCAATAGCTACTGAGAAACTGAAGGCTCAGTATCCAGACTATGAGGTGACCTGGGACGATGAAGGATACTGA